In Thermostichus vulcanus str. 'Rupite', the sequence GCCATTGCCCAAGACTGGGGCTGGGAATGGGATCCCCTGACCGCCAATTTAACGGATCCCTGGGGGACACATTCTACGAAGCCAGAGTGAAAAATCAAATCAATAGCAACGAACAAAGGGGCTGACGAGGATCCCTCAATCAACCCCTCCGTGATCAGTACTTTGCTATCAGCAAACTAGGTTACGAGTAACCGATTGAGCCAGTAGCAGCCGCCAGCAAGATCAATAGCGGCTTTGGAAGTTGCGACGACGATCGCCACCGCCACCAAAGGCAGGGCGCTCCTCCCGTGGACGAGCCTTGTTCACTTTCAGATCACGCCCCATCCACTCCGCTCCATCCAGAGCAGCAATGGCAGCTTCTTCTTCAGTGTCCGAGCTCATTTCCACAAAGCCAAAACCCCGAATGCGGCCTGTTTCACGGTCAGCAGGGATCTGCACCCGCTTCACAGAACCATACTCAGCAAAAACAGCGGTCAAATCCGCCTCAGTTACCTTAAAGGAAAGGTTACCGACATAAATCGACATGAACAGATCTCCGAAAGAGAGAGAGTACCAACAACTGAGATGTTCGGAGAGCCGTCTGCCAATACAAAACGTGAAAACCCGTCAAGACCAGAAGAAACGAACACTGCAACCGACAAAAATCTCAACTCTCAGCATAACACAGAGCCAGAACCTCACCCACCCCGTTTTACAAATGGTCAACATGACCCCTCCGATGGCCGGATCAACCCAACTTTTGCAACCGGGACTTCAGCAGGGTGATCTGGGCATCCAGCTCCGCCAACTGCTCCCGATGGGTTTGTACCACCTCTGGGTTGGCCCGACTGATGAAATGGGGGTTCTCTAGGCGAGAGCGGATCCCTTGGGCTTCTTTCTCAATTTTGGCGATGTCTTTTTGCAGCTTGGCCCGCAGCGCCTCCACATCCACCAGCCCCGCCAACGGCATCAACACCTGAATGGTACCCACCACGCCCGCCGCCACCTGTTTGGGTTCGGAGGCCAGAGATCCCGTGATTTCCAGG encodes:
- a CDS encoding RNA recognition motif domain-containing protein: MSIYVGNLSFKVTEADLTAVFAEYGSVKRVQIPADRETGRIRGFGFVEMSSDTEEEAAIAALDGAEWMGRDLKVNKARPREERPAFGGGGDRRRNFQSRY